The following are encoded in a window of Flavobacteriales bacterium genomic DNA:
- a CDS encoding SDR family oxidoreductase, which yields MAHKNLITCDEKTLSKDISGKVYIVTGANSGVGLETTRQLVKQGAHVVMACRRVNAGEEARATFKELKGSSEVIACDLADLQSVRDFVTTFKSKHTQLDGLMCNAGMVNMENKPKYTKHGFEYTWSASYFGHFLMTELLLDVLKNTKESRMAIISSVVHAGSPKNRYKVHLDDLHHKKRKYNNFEAYGEAKVAVVLYAKELAQRLEGTGVTTASIHPGWARSNFGSGGNFFIRTLMKVIQPFVKGMTDSSTEAAQTSLHCLLSDDARNHSGAYFSQHSVLYRDKECKKGGWPMQSPNPNARDMDTARKLVEESYKLVGLQS from the coding sequence ATGGCACATAAAAATTTAATCACCTGTGATGAAAAAACGCTTTCAAAAGACATTAGCGGGAAAGTCTATATTGTAACTGGAGCAAATTCTGGTGTAGGACTAGAAACAACTCGACAATTGGTAAAACAAGGTGCTCATGTTGTTATGGCCTGTAGAAGAGTTAATGCAGGAGAAGAAGCTAGAGCTACTTTTAAAGAGCTGAAAGGTTCTTCAGAAGTTATTGCTTGTGATTTGGCAGATCTACAATCTGTTCGTGATTTCGTTACTACTTTTAAAAGTAAACACACTCAACTTGATGGTTTAATGTGTAATGCTGGTATGGTGAACATGGAAAATAAGCCTAAATACACTAAACATGGTTTTGAATACACCTGGTCTGCTAGTTATTTTGGTCACTTTTTAATGACAGAATTGCTCTTAGATGTTTTAAAAAACACCAAAGAGTCACGTATGGCTATTATCTCTTCCGTAGTTCATGCAGGTAGCCCTAAAAACAGATATAAAGTGCATTTAGATGATTTACACCATAAAAAAAGAAAATACAACAACTTTGAAGCCTATGGAGAAGCGAAAGTAGCAGTTGTATTATATGCCAAAGAATTAGCTCAGCGACTTGAAGGAACTGGGGTAACTACAGCTTCTATTCACCCAGGTTGGGCACGTTCTAACTTTGGTAGTGGAGGAAACTTTTTTATCCGTACTCTTATGAAAGTCATACAACCTTTTGTAAAAGGTATGACTGATAGCAGTACTGAAGCAGCTCAAACATCTTTACATTGTTTACTTTCTGATGATGCACGTAATCATTCTGGAGCTTATTTTAGTCAGCACAGTGTATTATATAGAGATAAGGAATGTAAAAAAGGAGGCTGGCCAATGCAATCTCCTAATCCTAATGCGCGTGACATGGATACTGCTAGAAAACTTGTTGAAGAAAGTTATAAACTGGTAGGGCTTCAATCGTAA
- a CDS encoding alpha/beta hydrolase: MASIYKNKEAKEELMRLYDEKLKCLEINYTNIDVDTSFGRTRVVQAGNVNGKKVVMFHGYNAGAPITLEAVKELLEKYCFYVVETVGQATKSEEFTINIKDDSFALWADEVLKSLELEKANVIGISYGAFIVEKLMTHKPERIERCVLVVPSGIVNGNIWESTKKLTFPLIRYKITQQEKHLKSFLNAFAPIENDHLYRMLSTIMKGVKLDTRIPQLLKPQDVKGFDAPVYIIAAKNDVYFPGEKIAKRSEELFSNLKEVHLLENSKHMPAEDTYTVIQQKIEEWIG; encoded by the coding sequence ATGGCATCAATATACAAGAATAAGGAAGCAAAAGAAGAATTAATGCGTTTGTATGATGAAAAGTTAAAGTGCTTAGAAATTAACTATACCAATATAGATGTGGATACCAGTTTTGGTAGAACAAGGGTGGTACAAGCGGGCAATGTGAATGGAAAAAAGGTCGTGATGTTTCACGGTTACAATGCTGGTGCCCCCATAACATTAGAGGCGGTAAAAGAGCTCTTAGAAAAATATTGTTTTTATGTTGTAGAAACTGTTGGGCAGGCAACAAAAAGTGAAGAGTTTACCATAAACATAAAAGATGATTCTTTTGCACTCTGGGCGGATGAAGTTTTGAAAAGTTTAGAGCTAGAAAAAGCCAATGTGATTGGAATATCGTATGGTGCTTTTATTGTTGAAAAATTGATGACTCATAAACCAGAGCGTATAGAAAGATGTGTTCTTGTAGTTCCAAGTGGTATTGTAAATGGAAATATTTGGGAATCCACTAAAAAGTTAACATTTCCTTTAATTAGGTATAAAATTACTCAACAAGAAAAACACTTAAAGTCTTTTTTAAATGCCTTTGCGCCAATTGAAAATGACCACTTATATAGGATGTTGAGTACAATAATGAAAGGTGTAAAACTAGATACACGTATTCCTCAATTATTAAAACCCCAAGATGTAAAAGGTTTTGATGCGCCTGTTTATATCATTGCAGCAAAAAATGATGTTTATTTTCCAGGAGAAAAAATTGCAAAAAGAAGTGAGGAATTGTTTTCTAATTTAAAAGAGGTGCATCTATTAGAAAACTCAAAACATATGCCTGCGGAAGATACCTATACCGTGATTCAGCAAAAAATAGAGGAGTGGATAGGGTAG
- a CDS encoding TetR/AcrR family transcriptional regulator, with protein sequence MKTKNKIKQLSRELFNKKGFKNVTLREVADELSISYGNVTYHFKTKELLIVSLYEDMLQETIEILKTFDSSNLFASILDAPTITFELSIKYLFFYVDFVEIRRDYPALASRLEQDNSSRKKGYLQILKQLQVQGLLREELNDNDLDYLMNLSGAMRTFFFINLTPNDFLAKGLKERYVSYVNHLIFPYLTANGVKRYEMHTNKQ encoded by the coding sequence ATGAAAACAAAAAATAAAATTAAGCAGCTATCTAGGGAACTTTTTAATAAAAAAGGGTTTAAAAATGTGACTTTAAGAGAGGTTGCTGATGAGCTTTCGATTAGCTACGGAAATGTAACTTATCATTTTAAGACGAAAGAACTCTTGATTGTATCCTTGTACGAAGATATGCTTCAAGAAACAATTGAAATTCTAAAGACTTTTGATTCTAGCAATCTGTTCGCTAGCATATTAGATGCTCCAACAATCACGTTTGAGCTTTCGATAAAATATTTATTTTTTTATGTAGACTTCGTCGAGATTAGGAGAGATTATCCAGCATTAGCATCGAGATTAGAACAAGACAATAGCTCAAGGAAGAAAGGCTATCTACAAATTTTAAAACAGTTACAAGTTCAAGGATTATTACGAGAGGAGCTAAACGATAATGATTTAGACTACCTAATGAATTTGAGTGGGGCAATGCGGACTTTTTTCTTTATAAACCTAACCCCGAATGACTTCCTTGCTAAAGGATTAAAAGAGCGATACGTAAGCTATGTCAACCATTTGATTTTTCCATATCTAACCGCTAATGGAGTAAAAAGATATGAAATGCACACCAATAAGCAATAG